From a single Prosthecobacter sp. genomic region:
- the rfbD gene encoding dTDP-4-dehydrorhamnose reductase, with translation MPAPRILILGATGGLGRALNRHLAPDHETVLWGRAELDFERPEAIAAQLKAQPFDVLLNVAGMTSPDVCEMQPEKARMANVIGPQVLAEYCHALGARLIHFSTDYVFSGEPRDVWKEDDETNPVNVYGRTKREGELAVLQASPNALVARVSWLFGPDKPSHPDHIIQRALQTDDLAAVADKVSVPTSTVNICDWIERIIHEHPETSGVLHLCNTGSASWHSWAETALEVAAGLGLPVKTTHVKPIKLADLTQLKAPRPLMTVMCNERLQNRLGIEIRHWREALEEHLVEKHRQK, from the coding sequence ATGCCAGCACCACGTATCCTCATCCTCGGCGCCACCGGCGGCCTGGGTCGTGCGCTGAACCGGCATTTGGCCCCCGATCACGAAACGGTGCTCTGGGGACGGGCCGAATTGGATTTTGAGCGGCCTGAGGCCATTGCTGCCCAATTAAAAGCACAGCCCTTTGATGTTCTGCTCAACGTTGCCGGCATGACCAGCCCGGACGTCTGCGAAATGCAGCCCGAGAAGGCGCGGATGGCGAATGTCATTGGTCCGCAGGTGCTCGCCGAATATTGCCACGCCCTCGGCGCGCGCCTGATTCACTTCAGCACTGATTACGTCTTCAGTGGAGAGCCGCGCGATGTGTGGAAAGAGGATGACGAGACAAACCCGGTCAATGTGTATGGCCGGACGAAGCGTGAAGGGGAGCTGGCGGTGCTTCAGGCGTCACCCAATGCCCTGGTGGCACGCGTTTCGTGGCTTTTTGGTCCTGACAAGCCGAGTCATCCCGACCACATCATTCAACGTGCCTTGCAGACGGACGATCTGGCCGCCGTTGCAGACAAAGTGTCCGTGCCGACGAGCACTGTGAACATCTGTGACTGGATTGAGCGCATCATTCACGAGCATCCCGAAACCAGCGGAGTGCTGCACCTGTGCAACACCGGCAGCGCTTCCTGGCATTCGTGGGCTGAGACGGCGTTGGAGGTGGCTGCAGGACTTGGTTTGCCGGTCAAAACGACCCATGTGAAACCCATCAAGCTGGCCGACCTCACTCAACTCAAAGCACCACGACCTTTGATGACGGTGATGTGCAATGAACGGCTGCAAAATCGGCTCGGCATCGAGATTCGCCATTGGAGAGAGGCTTTGGAGGAGCACTTGGTCGAAAAACACCGCCAGAAATGA